A portion of the Micromonospora vinacea genome contains these proteins:
- a CDS encoding GNAT family N-acetyltransferase — MPATVHVRELTADDLDAAWELGRFAFGSDPQHQAPTSATAPGRTRYGAFDDAGRLVGKAVDLHHDQWWSGRAVPAADVAGVAVAPEARGRGVGRALLTGLLRGAHNRGAAISALYPTVAAPYRACGWEAAGVLRTVDLATAALPRHRPASHLTVRAGTPADLPAVDALYERVTRHRNGMLTRRGELFDAADRGLPGDGVTLVEADGELVGYATWQRGRGYGADSVLTVDEALAVTAEAARELVGVLGSWASVAPTVRLCPLDGDAVSVQLPLESAREHERDLWMHRPVDVARAVGARGWPAHARGAVDFHLTDPLADWNTGTWRLAVADGAAELTRVDGEAGLRLDVRGFALLYAGAAHARSVAQAGLLRCAGDADPAALDLLGVGGPAQLLDYF; from the coding sequence CCACGTCCGCGACGGCACCGGGCCGGACCCGTTACGGCGCGTTCGACGACGCCGGCCGCCTGGTCGGTAAGGCCGTCGACCTGCACCACGACCAGTGGTGGTCCGGGCGGGCGGTGCCGGCCGCCGACGTGGCCGGGGTGGCCGTCGCCCCCGAGGCCCGGGGTCGGGGTGTGGGTCGCGCCCTGCTCACCGGGCTGCTGCGTGGTGCCCACAACCGTGGGGCGGCGATCAGCGCGCTCTACCCGACCGTCGCCGCCCCGTACCGGGCCTGCGGGTGGGAGGCTGCCGGGGTGCTGCGTACCGTCGACCTGGCCACCGCCGCGCTGCCCCGGCACCGGCCCGCGTCGCACCTCACCGTCCGGGCCGGCACGCCCGCCGACCTGCCAGCCGTCGACGCCCTGTACGAGCGGGTCACCCGGCACCGCAACGGCATGCTGACCCGCCGGGGTGAACTGTTCGACGCCGCCGACCGCGGCCTGCCCGGCGACGGGGTCACCCTCGTCGAGGCCGACGGTGAGCTGGTCGGCTACGCCACCTGGCAGCGGGGTCGGGGCTACGGGGCCGACTCGGTGCTCACCGTCGACGAGGCCCTAGCGGTCACCGCCGAGGCCGCCCGGGAACTCGTCGGGGTGCTCGGCAGTTGGGCCAGCGTCGCGCCGACAGTGCGACTGTGCCCACTCGACGGTGACGCGGTCAGCGTCCAGCTGCCGTTGGAGTCGGCCCGCGAGCACGAGCGGGACCTGTGGATGCACCGGCCGGTGGACGTGGCCCGGGCGGTAGGCGCACGGGGCTGGCCCGCCCACGCCCGGGGCGCCGTCGACTTCCACCTCACCGACCCGCTCGCCGACTGGAACACCGGCACCTGGCGGTTGGCGGTCGCCGACGGTGCCGCCGAGCTGACCCGCGTCGACGGCGAGGCGGGTCTGCGGCTGGACGTCCGGGGTTTCGCGTTGCTGTACGCCGGGGCCGCCCACGCCCGGTCGGTCGCGCAGGCCGGCCTGTTGCGCTGTGCTGGTGACGCCGACCCGGCCGCCCTGGACCTGCTGGGCGTCGGAGGTCCGGCGCAACTGCTCGACTACTTCTGA
- a CDS encoding MFS transporter small subunit, with the protein MSEDSRPGQQARLWISWLVVAALLGYGVAQTVVTAAKLFTH; encoded by the coding sequence ATGAGTGAGGACAGCCGACCCGGGCAGCAGGCCCGGTTGTGGATCTCCTGGTTGGTGGTGGCGGCGCTGCTCGGCTATGGGGTGGCGCAGACCGTGGTGACCGCGGCGAAGCTGTTCACCCACTGA
- a CDS encoding patatin-like phospholipase family protein has protein sequence MQRALVLGGGGVTGVAWELGLLAGLVERGVPVTEADLVVGTSAGSLVGAQVCSGSPVERFYAEQLAPPSSELAARLGFATLARLIWAGGRTRDAVRSRARIGAMAVAARTQSEASRRAVIEARLPEREWPQRRLLITAVDASSGEFVVFDSDSGVSLVDAVGASCAVPGVWPPVTIGGRRFVDGGMRSSVNADLAADARRVLVLAPTSAAFGPMPRLSAQVDALRAAGSRVVVLTPDAAARTAIGRNVLDPARRAGAARAGRAQADVVADEVAALWE, from the coding sequence ATGCAGCGGGCGTTGGTGCTCGGCGGCGGCGGGGTGACCGGGGTGGCCTGGGAGTTGGGGCTGCTGGCCGGGTTGGTCGAGCGGGGCGTGCCGGTCACCGAGGCTGACCTGGTGGTGGGCACGTCGGCGGGTTCGTTGGTCGGCGCGCAGGTGTGCTCCGGGTCGCCCGTGGAGCGTTTCTACGCCGAGCAGTTGGCGCCGCCGTCGAGTGAGCTGGCGGCACGGTTGGGCTTCGCGACGCTGGCGCGGCTGATCTGGGCCGGTGGTCGGACCCGCGACGCGGTGCGCTCGCGGGCGCGGATCGGGGCGATGGCGGTGGCGGCGCGTACCCAGTCGGAGGCGTCGCGGCGCGCGGTCATCGAGGCCCGTCTGCCGGAGCGGGAGTGGCCGCAGCGGCGGCTGCTGATCACGGCGGTGGACGCGTCGTCCGGTGAGTTCGTGGTGTTCGACAGTGACAGCGGGGTGTCCCTGGTGGACGCGGTGGGCGCGAGTTGCGCGGTGCCCGGGGTGTGGCCGCCGGTGACGATCGGCGGGCGCCGTTTCGTCGACGGTGGGATGCGCTCGAGCGTGAACGCGGACCTGGCGGCGGATGCGCGCAGGGTGCTGGTGCTCGCGCCGACGTCGGCGGCGTTCGGGCCGATGCCACGGCTGTCGGCGCAGGTGGACGCGTTGCGGGCGGCCGGGTCGCGGGTCGTGGTGCTGACCCCGGACGCGGCGGCGCGTACGGCGATCGGCCGCAACGTGCTGGACCCGGCGCGGCGGGCGGGCGCGGCGCGGGCCGGGCGGGCCCAGGCCGACGTGGTGGCCGACGAGGTGGCGGCGCTCTGGGAGTGA
- a CDS encoding peroxiredoxin, translated as MAGVGVGDEVQDFELPDETGTPRRLSEFLAGGPVVLFFYPAAMTRGCTAESCHFRDLAAEFTALGASRVGISRDPVAKQAEFSKLHGFDYPLLSDADGAVAQQFGVKRRVPLGPLSMKRMTFVIGADRRVIEVIHSEVSMNDHADRALRALGG; from the coding sequence GTGGCGGGTGTGGGTGTCGGCGACGAGGTGCAGGATTTCGAGCTGCCGGATGAGACGGGCACGCCGCGGCGGCTGTCGGAGTTCCTGGCGGGCGGGCCGGTGGTGCTGTTCTTCTACCCGGCGGCGATGACCCGGGGGTGCACGGCGGAGAGCTGCCACTTCCGCGACCTCGCTGCGGAGTTCACGGCGCTGGGCGCGTCGAGGGTGGGCATCAGCCGCGACCCGGTGGCGAAGCAGGCGGAGTTCTCGAAGCTGCACGGCTTCGACTATCCGCTGCTGTCGGACGCCGACGGCGCGGTGGCGCAGCAGTTCGGGGTCAAGCGGCGGGTGCCGTTGGGGCCGTTGAGCATGAAGCGCATGACGTTCGTGATCGGCGCCGACCGGCGGGTCATCGAGGTGATCCACAGTGAGGTCAGCATGAACGACCACGCGGACCGGGCGCTGCGGGCGCTGGGAGGCTGA
- a CDS encoding MarR family winged helix-turn-helix transcriptional regulator — MDNAAPQSPAGLSTTGTWLLNQTASHATRLLSEGFAAHDLRGYHYRLLASLAEDGPASQADLGRRCGIDRSDVVAAINDLAGRGLVVRAPDPADRRRNVISVTDAGADEARRMGATLDRVQDDLLAPLSTTEREQLTRLLTRLLRHHSQR; from the coding sequence ATGGACAACGCGGCCCCGCAGTCACCCGCCGGGCTCAGCACCACCGGGACCTGGCTGCTCAACCAGACCGCCAGCCATGCCACCCGCCTGCTCAGCGAGGGCTTCGCCGCGCACGACCTACGCGGCTACCACTACCGACTGCTCGCCAGCCTGGCCGAGGACGGGCCAGCGAGCCAGGCCGACCTCGGCCGTCGCTGCGGCATCGACCGCAGCGATGTGGTGGCCGCCATCAACGACCTGGCCGGCCGAGGGCTCGTGGTGCGTGCCCCCGACCCGGCCGATCGCCGCCGCAACGTCATCAGCGTCACCGACGCCGGCGCCGACGAGGCCCGCCGCATGGGCGCGACCCTGGATCGCGTCCAGGACGACCTGCTCGCCCCGCTGTCCACCACCGAACGCGAGCAGCTGACGCGCCTGCTCACCCGGCTGCTGCGCCACCACAGCCAGCGCTGA
- a CDS encoding OFA family MFS transporter has product MLSALDRRHTVAPPGYSRWLIPPAALAIHLCIGQVYATSVYKNSLIAHFDTSQTAIGVIFSIAIVMLGLSAAVAGTWVEANGPRKAMFVSACFWAAGFLVGSLGIATKQLWLLYLGYGLLGGIGLGIGYISPVSTLIKWFPDRPGLATGLAIMGFGGGAMVASPLSRQLLSFYDAGYDPANAGSTASGSALVWLFVTLGLGYFVIMMFGVANVRVPAQDWRPAGFDPSSVAAKPLVTTANVSAANAVKTRSFWLLWVVLFCNVTAGIGILEQASPMIQDFFRDNGTSAVTVAAAGGFVGLLSLFNMAGRFVWSSTSDVIGRKPIYLVYLGVGMVLYALLALVGQTSTALFVLLACVILSFYGGGFATVPAYLRDLFGTFQVGAIHGRLLTAWSAAGIAGPLIVNGFLDAQGEPGSLTAAAYRPALFTMVGVLAVGFLANLLVRPVPQGYHEPAAEQDAHQDRDVDEDTTAQRSGTR; this is encoded by the coding sequence ATGCTTTCCGCACTCGATCGTCGGCACACCGTCGCGCCACCCGGCTACAGCCGGTGGCTCATCCCCCCGGCGGCGTTGGCCATCCACCTCTGCATCGGTCAGGTCTACGCGACCAGCGTCTACAAGAACTCGCTGATCGCCCACTTCGACACCAGCCAGACGGCGATCGGGGTGATCTTCAGCATCGCGATCGTGATGCTCGGATTGTCCGCCGCCGTCGCCGGGACCTGGGTGGAGGCGAACGGGCCGCGCAAGGCCATGTTCGTCTCGGCCTGCTTCTGGGCGGCCGGTTTCCTGGTGGGCTCGCTGGGCATCGCCACGAAGCAGCTGTGGCTGCTGTACCTGGGCTACGGGCTGCTCGGCGGCATCGGGCTGGGCATCGGCTACATCTCCCCCGTCTCCACCCTGATCAAGTGGTTCCCGGACCGGCCGGGCCTGGCCACCGGGCTGGCGATCATGGGGTTCGGTGGTGGGGCGATGGTCGCCTCTCCCCTGTCGCGGCAACTGCTGTCGTTCTACGACGCCGGCTACGACCCGGCCAACGCGGGGTCGACCGCGTCGGGCAGCGCCCTGGTGTGGCTGTTCGTGACGCTCGGCCTGGGCTACTTCGTGATCATGATGTTCGGGGTGGCGAACGTCCGGGTGCCGGCGCAGGATTGGCGGCCGGCCGGCTTCGACCCGTCCAGCGTGGCGGCGAAGCCGCTGGTCACCACGGCGAACGTGTCGGCGGCGAACGCGGTGAAGACCCGCTCCTTCTGGCTGCTGTGGGTCGTCCTGTTCTGCAACGTGACCGCCGGCATCGGCATCCTGGAACAGGCCAGCCCGATGATCCAGGACTTCTTCCGCGACAACGGCACCTCGGCGGTGACCGTCGCGGCGGCCGGCGGGTTCGTGGGTCTGCTGTCGCTGTTCAACATGGCCGGCCGGTTCGTGTGGTCGTCCACCTCGGACGTCATCGGCCGCAAACCGATCTACCTGGTGTACCTCGGTGTCGGCATGGTGCTGTACGCGCTGCTGGCGCTCGTCGGGCAGACCTCGACGGCCCTGTTCGTGCTGCTGGCCTGCGTGATCCTGTCGTTCTACGGCGGTGGGTTCGCGACAGTGCCGGCGTACCTGCGGGACCTGTTCGGCACCTTCCAGGTTGGCGCGATCCACGGTCGGTTGCTGACCGCCTGGTCGGCGGCCGGGATCGCCGGTCCGCTGATCGTCAACGGGTTCCTCGACGCGCAGGGTGAGCCGGGCTCGCTGACGGCCGCGGCGTACCGCCCGGCGCTGTTCACGATGGTGGGGGTGCTGGCCGTGGGCTTCCTGGCGAACCTGCTGGTACGGCCGGTGCCACAGGGCTATCACGAACCGGCGGCGGAGCAGGACGCACATCAGGATCGGGACGTGGACGAGGACACGACGGCGCAGAGGAGCGGTACGCGATGA
- the zwf gene encoding glucose-6-phosphate dehydrogenase has product MHMRSDAVVLFGVTGDLVSKKLFPALYELTRRDRLDVPVIGVARSPWDDQQLVTMARKSVTEAHDETDDEIFDRLADNLSMISGNYADPTTYQRLAERLRDAERPVFYLAIPPAVFGSVVEGLAAVGLADRGRVIVEKPFGRDLESSRELDRTLGAAFAPERVFRIDHYLGKEAVEGLYAFRFANRLFEPLWNNEHIDNIQVTLAEGFGTQGRAGFYDTVGATRDVLQNHILQVVALIAMEAPASDDTTAFREAEAAVLRQVAPLSPESTVRGQYAGYLDEPGVAPDSNTETFVATRLTVDSPRWAGVPFYLRTGKSLPGTATEVVVEFKQPQRSLIPAERGTARAANLLRFRLGRGDGITMSIQAKSPGAEVASRPVDLSVDFGSALGRRQEAYERLLDDAMDGQHLRFARAETIEQEWRIVEPILDLPAAVQSYEKGSWGPADADALAGGWHLPELR; this is encoded by the coding sequence ATGCACATGCGCTCAGACGCGGTAGTGCTGTTCGGCGTCACGGGAGACCTCGTCTCGAAGAAGCTGTTCCCGGCGCTGTACGAGCTGACCCGGCGCGACCGCCTCGACGTTCCGGTGATCGGCGTGGCCCGCTCCCCCTGGGATGATCAGCAACTGGTCACCATGGCCCGCAAGTCGGTCACCGAGGCCCATGACGAGACCGACGACGAGATCTTCGATCGGCTGGCGGACAACCTTTCCATGATCTCCGGCAACTACGCGGACCCGACGACGTACCAGCGGCTGGCTGAGCGGCTGCGCGACGCCGAGCGGCCGGTGTTCTACCTGGCGATCCCTCCGGCGGTGTTCGGCTCCGTCGTCGAGGGCCTGGCGGCCGTGGGTCTGGCCGACCGGGGTCGGGTGATCGTGGAGAAGCCGTTCGGGCGTGACCTGGAGTCCTCCCGCGAGCTGGACCGCACGCTCGGCGCGGCCTTCGCCCCGGAGCGGGTGTTCCGCATCGACCACTACCTCGGCAAGGAAGCCGTCGAGGGCCTCTACGCCTTCCGGTTCGCCAACCGGCTGTTCGAGCCGCTGTGGAACAACGAGCACATCGACAACATCCAGGTGACCCTCGCCGAGGGTTTCGGCACCCAGGGCCGGGCCGGGTTCTACGACACGGTGGGCGCGACCCGGGACGTGCTGCAGAACCACATCCTCCAGGTCGTCGCCCTCATCGCGATGGAGGCGCCCGCCAGCGATGACACCACCGCGTTCCGGGAGGCGGAGGCCGCGGTGCTGCGGCAGGTCGCGCCGCTGTCGCCGGAGTCCACCGTCCGGGGGCAGTACGCCGGCTACCTCGACGAGCCGGGCGTGGCACCCGACTCGAACACGGAGACGTTCGTGGCGACCCGGTTGACCGTCGACTCCCCCCGCTGGGCGGGCGTGCCCTTCTACCTGCGCACCGGTAAGTCCCTCCCGGGCACGGCGACCGAGGTCGTGGTCGAGTTCAAGCAGCCCCAGCGCTCGCTGATCCCGGCCGAGCGGGGCACGGCGAGGGCCGCGAACCTGTTGCGGTTCCGCCTCGGGCGCGGTGACGGCATCACCATGTCGATCCAGGCGAAGAGCCCCGGTGCCGAGGTGGCGAGCCGTCCGGTGGACCTGTCCGTCGACTTCGGTTCGGCTCTCGGTCGTCGGCAGGAGGCGTACGAGCGGCTGCTCGACGACGCGATGGACGGGCAGCACCTGCGCTTCGCGCGTGCCGAGACGATCGAGCAGGAGTGGCGCATCGTCGAGCCGATCCTGGATCTGCCGGCGGCGGTGCAGTCGTACGAGAAGGGCAGCTGGGGTCCGGCGGACGCCGACGCGCTGGCCGGCGGCTGGCACCTCCCGGAGCTGCGGTAG
- a CDS encoding SDR family NAD(P)-dependent oxidoreductase, with protein sequence MAPVTVITGGGRGIGAATARRLAGAGHHIALCYRRDEAAATAVLADLRAAGAQAIAVRADTTDPEQVHALFDAAAQLGPLTGLVNNAGVTSLIGPFTELRVDDLRRVVDVNLVGYVLCAQQAARRLTDGGAIVNVSSAAATLGSPGEYVHYAAVKAATDTLTVGLAKELALKGIRVNAVAPGIVRTDIHADSGVPDRAESAVGRIPLGRAGEPDEIAAAIAWLLGPDASYATGTVLRVSGGL encoded by the coding sequence GTGGCACCCGTCACCGTCATCACCGGCGGCGGCCGGGGCATCGGCGCGGCCACCGCCCGCCGGCTCGCCGGCGCCGGTCACCACATCGCCCTGTGCTACCGCCGCGACGAGGCCGCCGCCACCGCCGTCCTGGCCGACCTGCGGGCCGCCGGCGCGCAGGCCATCGCGGTACGCGCCGACACCACCGACCCCGAGCAGGTGCACGCCCTGTTCGACGCGGCCGCCCAGCTCGGCCCGCTCACCGGCCTGGTCAACAACGCCGGCGTCACCAGCCTGATTGGGCCCTTCACCGAGCTGCGCGTCGACGACCTGCGCCGGGTCGTCGACGTCAACCTCGTCGGCTACGTCCTCTGCGCCCAGCAGGCCGCCCGGCGGCTCACCGACGGCGGGGCGATCGTCAACGTCTCCTCGGCGGCCGCGACCCTCGGCAGCCCGGGGGAGTACGTGCACTACGCCGCCGTGAAGGCCGCCACCGACACCCTCACCGTCGGCCTGGCCAAGGAACTCGCCCTGAAGGGCATCCGGGTCAACGCGGTGGCCCCCGGCATCGTGCGCACCGACATCCACGCCGACTCCGGGGTGCCCGACCGCGCCGAGTCCGCCGTCGGTCGCATTCCGCTGGGCCGCGCCGGCGAACCCGACGAGATCGCCGCCGCGATCGCCTGGCTGCTCGGCCCGGACGCCTCGTACGCCACCGGGACCGTGCTGCGCGTCTCCGGCGGCCTCTGA